One genomic segment of Mesoterricola silvestris includes these proteins:
- a CDS encoding trans-sulfuration enzyme family protein: MDTQTKGFNTKLVHAGIREDAHGSVVTPIYQTSTFAFRNAQQGADRFAGREDGYIYTRIGNPTTAALEENVAQLENGFGATAMASGMGAVSTVYLALLNAGDHVVSTDSVYGPSRGLMEKHMSRFKVESTYVDTSDLENLRRAMRPATKLVYVETPSNPAMSVTDIRAAAEIAHAAGALLVVDNTFASPHLQKPLDLGADVVLHSVTKFINGHADIVGGIVVANTEALHKQLRAMLVNLGANMDPHQAYMVSRGLKTLALRVERAQENAQVVAGWLAKHPAIAWVRYVGLPSHPQFELARRQMSGPGSMIAFELKGGTEAGRVLMDNVHLAGLAVSLGGVETLISHPASMTHAGMAREDRLEAGITDGLVRLSVGIEDLEDIIQDLEQALARVH; the protein is encoded by the coding sequence ATGGACACCCAAACCAAAGGTTTCAACACCAAGCTCGTCCACGCGGGCATCCGCGAGGATGCCCACGGCAGCGTCGTGACGCCCATCTACCAGACCTCCACCTTCGCCTTCCGGAACGCCCAGCAGGGCGCGGACCGCTTCGCGGGCCGGGAGGACGGCTACATCTACACCCGCATCGGCAATCCCACCACCGCGGCCCTGGAGGAGAACGTCGCCCAGCTGGAGAACGGCTTCGGGGCCACGGCCATGGCCAGCGGCATGGGCGCGGTGAGCACCGTGTACCTCGCCCTCCTGAACGCGGGCGATCACGTGGTCAGCACGGACTCCGTGTACGGCCCCAGCCGCGGCCTCATGGAAAAGCACATGAGCCGGTTCAAGGTCGAATCCACCTACGTGGACACCTCCGACCTGGAGAACCTGCGCCGGGCCATGCGGCCCGCGACGAAGCTGGTGTACGTGGAGACCCCCAGCAATCCCGCCATGTCCGTCACGGACATCCGCGCCGCCGCGGAGATCGCCCACGCCGCCGGGGCCCTGCTGGTGGTGGACAACACCTTCGCCAGCCCCCACCTGCAGAAGCCCCTGGACCTGGGCGCGGACGTGGTGCTGCACTCCGTGACCAAGTTCATCAACGGCCACGCCGACATCGTCGGCGGCATCGTCGTGGCGAACACCGAGGCCCTGCACAAGCAGCTCCGGGCCATGCTCGTGAACCTGGGCGCGAACATGGATCCGCACCAGGCCTACATGGTCAGCCGCGGCCTCAAGACCCTGGCCCTGCGGGTGGAGCGCGCCCAGGAGAACGCCCAGGTGGTGGCGGGCTGGCTGGCCAAGCACCCCGCCATCGCGTGGGTGCGCTACGTGGGCCTGCCATCCCACCCCCAGTTCGAACTGGCCAGGCGCCAGATGTCGGGCCCCGGCTCCATGATCGCCTTCGAGCTCAAGGGCGGCACCGAGGCCGGCAGGGTCCTCATGGACAACGTCCACCTGGCGGGCCTCGCGGTCTCACTGGGGGGCGTGGAGACCCTGATCAGCCATCCCGCCTCCATGACGCACGCCGGCATGGCCCGGGAGGACCGCCTTGAGGCGGGCATCACGGACGGACTGGTCCGCCTGTCGGTGGGCATCGAGGACCTGGAGGACATTATCCAGGACCTGGAGCAGGCCCTGGCCCGCGTCCACTGA
- a CDS encoding CGGC domain-containing protein, whose translation MTKIGIIICGRYQTCGGGKCFRALRERRGSFARYAPDEQVEVVGYSTCGGCPGGNIEYVPEEMKKNGAEVIHLATCFLVGYPPCPDTARFKAFIETAHGLQVEIGSHPIPQKYLERHARLPFWQEQDTFRLAAPLMAEADEIKLAYN comes from the coding sequence ATGACCAAGATCGGCATCATCATCTGCGGGCGCTACCAGACCTGCGGAGGCGGCAAGTGCTTTCGCGCCCTGCGGGAGCGCCGGGGCTCCTTCGCGCGCTACGCCCCGGACGAGCAGGTCGAGGTCGTCGGCTACTCCACTTGCGGCGGGTGCCCGGGCGGCAACATCGAGTATGTCCCCGAGGAGATGAAGAAGAACGGCGCCGAAGTCATCCACCTGGCCACCTGCTTCCTGGTGGGCTACCCCCCCTGCCCCGACACCGCCCGCTTCAAGGCCTTCATCGAGACCGCCCACGGCCTGCAGGTGGAGATCGGCTCGCACCCGATCCCCCAGAAGTACCTGGAACGCCACGCGCGGCTGCCGTTCTGGCAGGAGCAGGACACCTTCCGCCTGGCCGCGCCCCTCATGGCCGAAGCCGATGAGATCAAGCTCGCCTACAACTGA
- the tsaA gene encoding tRNA (N6-threonylcarbamoyladenosine(37)-N6)-methyltransferase TrmO — protein sequence MTGAAVILHPLGVIRTPHQDPDRTPIQPCFAGAAPGEVQLDPAYAEGLEGLAAFSHAFLIYHLHRATPGPLRVKPFMLDELKGVFACRYPHRPNALGMSLVKILAVEGDRVRFEGADMLDGTPLLDIKPYYPKADCPDAAWGGWTDRVGMDEAWRIGTRQTRTCLVPEGTYIHADRLPSQPLD from the coding sequence ATGACCGGGGCGGCCGTGATCCTCCACCCCCTCGGCGTGATCCGCACCCCCCACCAGGACCCGGACCGGACCCCCATCCAGCCCTGCTTCGCGGGCGCCGCGCCGGGGGAGGTCCAGCTGGACCCGGCCTACGCCGAGGGACTGGAGGGATTGGCGGCCTTCAGCCACGCGTTCCTGATCTATCACCTGCACAGGGCCACGCCCGGGCCCCTTCGCGTGAAGCCCTTCATGCTGGACGAGCTCAAGGGGGTCTTCGCCTGCCGCTACCCGCACCGCCCCAATGCCCTGGGCATGAGCCTCGTGAAGATCCTCGCCGTCGAGGGGGACCGGGTGCGCTTCGAGGGGGCCGACATGCTGGACGGCACCCCCCTGCTGGACATCAAGCCCTACTACCCCAAGGCGGATTGCCCCGACGCGGCCTGGGGGGGCTGGACGGACCGGGTTGGCATGGACGAGGCGTGGAGGATCGGAACCCGGCAGACGCGAACCTGTCTGGTTCCCGAAGGGACCTACATCCACGCTGACCGTTTGCCGAGCCAGCCGCTAGACTGA
- a CDS encoding nitrous oxide reductase accessory protein NosL → MAKCPKCPYCGMDRKMFHKARMLVQYSDGLLEGTCSLHCAAISLSLHVDRDPVGIWVGDNGAAGEIAPLVDVDRATFLVGSKLPGVMTASSKVAFGTAAAAKAAQAAQGGELVNFDQALLAAYTDMSKDVARIRKMRAERRRRMQEVGTPGARP, encoded by the coding sequence TTGGCGAAGTGCCCCAAATGTCCCTACTGCGGGATGGACCGCAAGATGTTCCACAAGGCGCGGATGCTCGTGCAGTACAGCGACGGCCTGCTGGAAGGCACCTGCTCCCTGCACTGCGCGGCCATCAGTCTCTCCCTCCACGTGGACCGGGATCCCGTGGGCATCTGGGTGGGGGACAACGGGGCCGCCGGCGAGATCGCGCCGCTGGTGGACGTGGACCGGGCCACCTTCCTGGTGGGCAGCAAGCTGCCTGGCGTCATGACCGCCTCCAGCAAGGTGGCCTTCGGGACCGCGGCCGCCGCCAAGGCCGCCCAGGCCGCCCAGGGCGGCGAACTCGTGAACTTCGACCAGGCCCTCCTGGCCGCCTACACCGACATGTCCAAGGACGTCGCCCGCATCCGCAAGATGCGCGCGGAGCGCCGCAGGCGGATGCAGGAAGTTGGCACGCCAGGGGCCAGGCCCTGA
- a CDS encoding P-loop NTPase: MTWLEPIGARIHPANFGPMRASSTHARIEGSCGDTMEFWLSMEDVTVLKATFTTDGCETSVACGSAAAHLSQGRSLGEIRKIRPIDVLDLIGQGDNEEAHHCADLALRTLGKALEFHERNLKAKKEPCAGGCGETCAEPSCEGCGQDAACSRPPLDAGVGQVRRRLLVMSGMGGVGKSTVAVNLAMGFAAEGLSVGLLDVDLHGPSVPRLLGLDHETLHMEGGTLLPVELGPLKVMSMGFALQPGQAAIWRGPMKAGVVDQFVQQVQWGPLDMLVVDCPPGTGDEHLSVHQALGALEGAVIVTTPQEVATLDARKAITFCRTAGIPVLGILENMSGFVCPACGTCTPIFREGGGQLLAEELGLPFLGALPLDPEVGAGGEAGLPRLYAGGDEGAARAFRPVLQALLQGSGAPVR, translated from the coding sequence ATGACCTGGCTCGAACCCATCGGTGCCCGCATCCACCCCGCCAATTTCGGCCCCATGCGCGCGAGTTCCACCCATGCCCGCATCGAGGGGTCCTGCGGAGACACCATGGAATTCTGGCTGAGCATGGAGGACGTCACGGTCCTCAAGGCCACCTTCACCACCGACGGCTGCGAGACCTCGGTGGCCTGCGGCAGCGCCGCGGCCCACCTGAGCCAGGGCAGAAGCCTGGGCGAGATCCGGAAGATCCGCCCCATCGACGTGCTGGACCTGATCGGTCAGGGCGATAACGAGGAGGCCCACCACTGCGCGGACCTGGCCCTGCGCACCCTGGGCAAGGCCCTGGAATTCCACGAGAGGAACCTGAAGGCCAAGAAGGAGCCCTGCGCCGGCGGCTGCGGGGAGACCTGCGCGGAACCGTCCTGCGAGGGCTGCGGCCAGGATGCCGCGTGTTCCCGGCCCCCCCTGGACGCGGGCGTGGGCCAGGTCCGCCGCCGCCTCCTCGTGATGTCAGGCATGGGCGGCGTCGGCAAGAGCACCGTGGCCGTGAACCTGGCCATGGGCTTCGCCGCGGAAGGCCTGTCCGTGGGCCTCCTGGACGTCGATCTGCACGGCCCCAGCGTCCCCAGGCTGCTCGGCCTGGACCACGAGACCCTGCACATGGAAGGGGGGACCCTCCTGCCCGTGGAACTCGGCCCCCTGAAGGTGATGTCCATGGGCTTCGCCCTGCAGCCGGGCCAGGCGGCCATCTGGAGGGGACCCATGAAGGCCGGCGTCGTTGACCAGTTCGTCCAGCAGGTGCAGTGGGGGCCCCTGGACATGCTGGTGGTGGACTGCCCCCCGGGCACGGGGGACGAACACCTCTCCGTCCACCAGGCCCTGGGCGCCCTGGAAGGCGCGGTCATCGTCACCACCCCCCAGGAGGTGGCCACCCTGGATGCCCGCAAGGCCATCACGTTCTGCCGCACCGCGGGCATCCCGGTGCTCGGGATCCTGGAGAACATGAGCGGCTTCGTCTGCCCCGCCTGCGGCACCTGCACGCCCATCTTCCGGGAGGGCGGCGGCCAGCTCCTGGCGGAGGAACTGGGCCTGCCCTTCCTGGGCGCCCTGCCCCTGGACCCGGAAGTGGGCGCGGGCGGGGAAGCCGGCCTGCCCCGCCTCTACGCCGGGGGAGACGAAGGGGCCGCCCGGGCTTTCCGGCCCGTCCTCCAGGCGCTCCTCCAGGGCAGCGGAGCCCCCGTCCGATGA
- a CDS encoding nitrous oxide reductase accessory protein NosL, whose amino-acid sequence MPVPGFLLVAALLTQAPREPPRPGPRDLCPVCGMNVAKYPAWQAAVVWKDGGVHHFDGAKDLFKFLQAPGAFLPGRKREGVGALFVTEFYGLKRIPAEAAWYVVGSDVLGPMGHELVPFASADDAAEFLRDHKGRRVLRFAEVTGGVTRSLDSGPF is encoded by the coding sequence ATGCCGGTACCGGGATTCCTGCTGGTGGCGGCCCTCCTCACCCAGGCGCCCAGGGAGCCTCCCAGGCCAGGCCCGCGGGACCTCTGCCCGGTCTGCGGCATGAATGTGGCCAAGTACCCCGCCTGGCAGGCCGCGGTGGTCTGGAAGGACGGCGGCGTCCACCACTTCGACGGCGCCAAGGACCTGTTCAAGTTCCTCCAGGCCCCCGGGGCCTTCCTGCCCGGCCGCAAGCGGGAGGGCGTCGGTGCCCTGTTCGTCACCGAATTCTACGGCCTGAAGCGGATCCCGGCGGAGGCCGCCTGGTACGTGGTGGGGTCCGATGTGCTGGGCCCCATGGGGCACGAGCTGGTGCCGTTCGCATCCGCGGACGATGCGGCTGAATTCCTGAGAGACCACAAGGGCCGGCGCGTGCTCCGCTTCGCGGAGGTGACGGGAGGCGTTACGAGGAGTCTGGATTCAGGGCCGTTCTAG